The DNA segment GTTTCCATCCGGACACTCATACTCTGCATCGACAATCCGAACTCGGGGAAGGGCTGCGGTAGTATAGATCTTTCCGGCAAAGATTTCAAAATCTTCAGGAAGCTCACAGGAGAGATAAACTTCATCATCTTCAGTTTCAATAATCTTTACATCTGCATGGAAATCGTGATTGATTCGGTTGGTCTCCTCTTTTTTAAATGCATTCGCACTTCCCAGATACATGTTATGATCGATATATACCGGCTGTTCCACCAGATTGAAAGACTCCGCATCCCCGGGAACCTTATGAACCTCTTCAATGTATTCTTCCAGAGAAGTCGTATAACCGTCATAATGCGCCGTTCCTACCCCTTCGGCCGAATCTTCTCCCACAAAAATATTGTTATAGAATCTGTCGTCGCCTCCATAGACAAAAGAGAAACCAGCTACTTTTGTACTATGAGGTAGATGATACTGGGTAGAACGCTCCATTTCTTTCCTATGATTCATCCTTCCGCAAATCAGGTTGTTGACATAAGCACCGCCCTGTGAAACGTTGTCGATCGAATATTTTGATGCCAGAATATTGTGATCTACAATGTAAGGCCCATGGCTGACTTCGACAAAGAAGTCCCGATTATTCTGATAAAATAGGTTTCGGCTTACCCTTGTTCCCTGTGCCTCCCAATCAAGCCACAATCCCAGAGAGCAGTTATGAATTCGGTTGTCATGGATCTGGACATCTATAGCTGCGTGAAGTTTGATTCCTGCAATCTCATGGCCATAGAATTCACGTTTTAGGGCAATGTTATAGATGTGGTTATGATAAATCTCACTGAAAACACCCCCCAGATGTCCTACGATTCCATTTTGTCCACAGTCATAGATGACATTATTCCGGACGATGTGAGAACCGATCTTCTCTTTGCTCCAGCCTGCTCTTTCCGCCGAAAAAACCGCTTCCAGCTGATATTGATAACCTGGTTTATCTTTCCGGATGGAACAATAATTATTCCCAGTTGTGGCTTCTTTTCCGATGCTGAGGGCGCTGCATTTCGCATCATGGATGATATTATCTTCTATGATCCAGCCCTTGCTCCAATTCGGACCAAGCAGTCCCGGCTGATCCCCAGTGGGCGGAGCCCAGGGTGTCGCCGCCTGTGCCATCTCAAATCCCCGGACTGTTATGTAATCGATACCCGTTTCCAAAGGATAAAAACAGGATCTTCGTACATTGATCTCCACAAACTCCTCATTCGGATCGGCCCCCTGAAAGTTTGCATAAATCGTCGTCTGGTTTTCATCTACTTTTGCAAACCACACGTATTTTGTCTGCTCTGGACTGGGAACAGAGGTAACCTTCTTTGTCCAACTGTCCATCACCTCTGTCCGTATCTTTGGATCCTCCAGCTCTTCCAGCGAATTTGCCTCGTAAAATGACATCCCATTCAAGTAAACATCCCCCAAATGCCTAGTTTCTGTGGAAACCAGCCAGTCACCAAACACTTCAAGTTCATAAGGATTATAATCTCCAAAAAAAGAATTCGGTATTGTCACCTTCCAGACGTTCCCGTCTACATTTCTCCATGAAGTAATTCTCTCAGACCCCTTAATGACAACTTTTTCGCCTTCTGCTGCCTGATAGGTAATCCTCCTTTTATTGCTAAGACCCTTAAACCTGGGTTTAACCCACTCACGATACACACCTTCGTGCACAGTCACAACATCTCCAGGCATAGCAGCCAAAGCAGCTTTGCTGATTGTCTGAAATGGCCTTTCCTTTGTGCCCGGTCCACAGTCAGACCCATTATTTGCTACATAATACTCCATATATTATCGCCTCCTGTTATTCATTACCTCCAGTATAAAAAATTGAGACTAGGAAATCTATCCATAAAATAGTATAATAATTGACAATATTAGTGATACCAGGGTCGAGAGGTTACGGTTGTTTTCATGCTCGCATGAAAACAACCATAACTTCGAGACCCGAACAGACATGAGAATGCAGTCCGACAGGACGGAATTCGAATGCCTGTAGGATTGTGTGAGCGCTTCGCGCGGAGCAATCCGTGGTATCATCAGGGTGCGGAACACCACAGGGAATCTCGTGCTCTTTTTCATCCATGAAAAAGGCATAACTCCCTACCCGCACCACACGGAAACACAGTCCGACAAGACAAATTTCGAATGCCTGTAGGATTGTGTGAGCGCTTCGCGCGGAGCAATCCGTGGTATCATCAGGGTGCGGAACACCACAGGGAATCTCGTGCTCTTTTTCATCCATGAAAAAGGCATAACTCCCTACCCGCACCACACGGAAACACAGTCCGACAAGACAAATTTCGAATGCCTGTAGGATTGTGTGAGCGCTTCGCGCGGAGCAATCCGTGGTATCATCAGGGTGCGGAACACCACAGGGAATCTCGTGCCCTTTTTCATCCATGAAAAAGGCATAACTCCCTACCCGCACCACACGGAAACACAGTCCGACAAGACAAATTTCGAATGCCTGTAGGATTGTGTGAGCGCTTCGCGCGGAGCAATCCGTGGTATCGCTCTACTAAAGATAAAATCTACCAAGGAGGTGGGATTATGGTGTTTTTTGAAAATCACGGAATGTCTCACGATGAATCATTTCAGGTATCAGAATTAACAGATTTTAGTTTTCCTCCTCATTTTCATCGTGCCTATGAACTGATCTATGTAAAAAAAGGAGAATTGTATGTGCGAATCGACAAAAAAGAGTATACTCTGGAAGAACAAGATCTTGTATTCATCTTTCCAAGTCAGTTTCACGAATTCAGATCGAATGGTCATTCAGATATTCTGATAATCATCTTTGCGCCTGAGTTGATCGGGGATTTTTATAACGAATACAAGAGTCGTATTCCACAGAATAATCTCCTACATGTAGCAGAACTCGCAAGTGATAAACTCACTTCTGTTTATCGGCAGAAAAGCTTTTTGTATCAGATCTGCTCGCAGCTGACAGAACAAACCTCTTTTCAGGATGTGCAGAATGCAAAACACTCAAAAATTGTCTATCAGATATTGTTGTACATAGAGAAAAATTACAGACATGAATGCAGCCTGAGAGGTGCATCAAAGACTATCGGTTACGATTACGTCTATTTGTCGAAACTCTTTTCGAGACTGATGAAAATGTCATTTACCGAGTATCTAAACCGATACCGCATCTATCAGTCATGTTATCTTTTAAGAAATACAGAGATGTCTATTGAAGAGGCTGCTTTCAGCTGCGGCTATCATCATCTGAAGACATTCTACCGCAATTTTACCGAAATCATCAAGATTACACCGGCGAAATATCGGGAGTTAAAGTAATAAGGTGATACTACGGTCTCAAAGATATGCGTACAAGAATCAAATGTTTGCTCTGATTATGCAAGCATAAACTACGCGCTAATCTACGATTATAGGTAAGATTTTTATATAATGTGATCATTTTTTTCAATATAAAATTGTATCCTTCCGTGATAATATATATACAACAGTTAAAGTAGTGTTAAAAATGGGAGGTAAACGATTATGAAAAAGAAAATGACAAAGTTATGTAGTATCTCATTGGCTGTATTGATGGCAGCCACTGCTGCTGGATGCGGATCTGACAGTCCAGAACAATCAGCTTCTAGTCAATCAGAAGCAGCAAAAAGTAAAAACAGTGACGGTAAAGAGATCTCTTACTGGAATATTGCTACAGAATCACCAGATAAAGATATTCTTGGACAGGCTGTTGATGAATTTAACTCATCAACGAAATCTGGATATTCTGTTAATGTAGTTCCCACACAAAACGATACTTATAAGGAAAAACTAGTTGTAGCAATGAGTTCCGGCGAATGTCCGGATATGTATTCTAGCTGGTCTGGAGGACCTATGTATGAATATATAGATTCAGGATTCGCTCAGCCAATCGATGATTTATTTAATAAGTCGGAAATCAAGGACAAATTAATGGACGCAGCCATTGAGCAGGCTTCATATAATGGTCATATTTATGCTGTGCCATATCAAAATGTTTCCATCTCAGGAATATTCTATAATAAAAAAATGTTTGAAAAATATAGCTTGCAAGAACCTGAGACGTTAAGCGATCTTGAAAACATCTGTGAAACCTTGAAGACAAATGATATTACTCCTTTTGCATTGGCTAACAGTTCTAAATGGACGGGATCTATGTATTTCATGAATTTAGCAGTACGTTATGGTGGATTAATGCCTTTCCAAAAAGCTGTTTCCGGTGAGGGGAAATTCACTGATGAAAGTTTTATAAAAGCTGGAAATAAAATACAAGAATGGGTAAAAGACGGCTACTTCCCTGAAGGTGTTAATTCGCTAAGTGAAGATGATGGTCAGGCCAAACAATTAATGTATCAGGAAAAGGCAGGAATGTTACTTTGTGGTTCCTGGTATACTGCAACTTTCGCCAACGACAGCAAGGAATTTTATCAGGATATCGGATGGTTTCCATTTCCCACCATAGAAGGCCCGGATGCTGATCCTGACATTCAAATTGGCACCGTTGGTGACCAGTTTATATCCTTTAGCTGTAAAGATGATAAGTTAGCAGCTGCATTTGAATGTGCTGAAGACCATTTGTCCGATGACACGATTGACACAGAAATTGAAAAAGGAAAAATACCACCAATAAAAGGGATTGAAAGCAGAATTACCGACCCTGTTACAAAGAAAATTGCGAAAACTGCGACAGAAGCGTCTGAGATTCAGTTATGGTATGATCAGTATCTCCCGCCGGCCGTATCTACAGCTCACCTTGATAGCTTGCAGGAGGTATTCGGCCTTACAAAAACACCGCAGGAAGCACAGGAAACTATGCAGGCGGCAATGGATGAGTATCTTAACTCAAAAAAATAGTAGATAGAGTTAAATCTATACTTTTCGCATATCTAAAAATCCCTGTGCTATACAGGGATTTTTAGTAAAAAGGAGTGATACGCATATGAACAAAAAAAGATCATTAGGTGCTCTGAGACAGAGAAATACGAACAGGGTGGCGGTACTTTTTCTTGCACCAGTTACTGTCCTTATGATTGTATATGTTTTTTATCCAATCATCGACACATTTATTACAAGTGCATATCAATGGAATGGAATATCAGCAGCAAAAAAATACATAGGGTTTGATAATTGGAGAAAACTTCTTGTTGATCAACATTTTTGGATTGCATTTAAAAACAATCTTATCATCATGGTTTTATCAATTGTAATCCAACTTCCAATAGGTCTTCTTCTTGCAGCCTTCCTTGATTTTGGAGGAAAAAAATTGACTATATTTAAAATCATCTGGTTTATTCCACTTCTTATGTCGTCGGTTGCTATTGGATTCCTTTTTACCTATGCACTTGCTACGAATGGCGGTATGGTCAGCACAATTTCAAATCTGTTCGGGAGAGGGAATATAGACCTCCTGGGAAATCCTAAGACGGCTTTGGTGACAGTTATATTGGTTATCTGCTGGCAGTTTGTACCTTTTTACATGGTTTATTTCATGGCTGTATTTACCAATATTCCAATCGACGTTTTCGAAGCAGCAAGAATAGATGGTGCCACAAAAGGACAATACTTTTGGAAGATAGCTCTTCCTCTTTTATATCCTTCGATTAAAAGTGCTGCAATTCTTTCAATGGTTGGATCTTTAAAATACTTTGATTTGATTTATGTTATGACAGATGGCGGTCCTGGGACTTCTACAGAATTGATGGCTACTTACATGTATAAACAATCTTTTAAAACTTTTAATATGGGCTACGGTTCTGCAGTCGCGGGAGGCATGTTTATACTGATTACAATGGTTTCACTACTCACTATGAAGTTGCTGAATGGAAGGAAGGAGAACTGAGCTATGGACAAGTACAAAAAAAGTAAACGTAATAGTATCTTTGCATGGACGATAGCAATGATTCTGGCAATTATATGGCTGATAATATCTCTCTTACCTTTCATCTTCATGGTCTTGAATTCATTTAAAGAAAAATTTGAAATGCTTTCAAAGGGCGTGTTTCAACTTCCAGAGAAATTAAATTGGAGTAACTACACAGAGGTTCTATCTGGCGGATTTTTAAATTACTTTAAAAATAGCGTAATTGTGCTGGCAATCTCTCTGGTCTTGTTATTATTTATTGCTGCATGTGCCTCATACCCACTTGCAAGATTTAATTTTAAGCTGGCAAATCCAATTTATTCACTCATTGTAGCCTGTATGTCCATCCCCGTACACATTACCCTGATACCAGTCTTTAAAATGTCCAAGACAGCAGGGCTTTATGACTCCATCTGGGCGTTAATTGGCCCATACATCGCATTTGCAGTGCCAATTTCTGTCTTTATATTGACAAGTTTTATGCGTGAAATACCAAGAGAAATCGAGGAGTCTGCTGAGATTGACGGCTGCGGCAAAATCAGAATGTTCTTTTCGATCATATTGAATCTTTCAAAACCCGGTCTTGCAACTCTGGCCATCTATAATGGAGTTAACATGTGGAATGAATTTTCATTTGCCTATACCTTGACACAGTCTTCTGAGAATCGCACTCTCCCCTTGGCAATCTGGGAATTTCAGGGACAATATTCTATGAATACTCCGATGATTATGGCTGTTCTTACATTGACATTATTACCGATGATTATCATGTTTATTGTTTTTCAGGATAAGTTAGTCAAAGGTATGACTGCCGGAGCCGTTAAAGGATAACGAAGAAATACGAATTCCAGGAGCTACTGTTTCTTTCATGAAACAGCAGCTCTTTGGCATTTTCTGTACTTAGTTTGGGAGGATACGAAAGTGAAAAAGTTGATGAACAGTTTTAATCAATGGAGATTTGATAAGAAAATACAGCTTCTGGTAAGTACATCCATTGTTCTTACTACTTTTCTCGTTCTTATCGTCTCCACTACATCTACAGTCAGATTCATGAAGGTTCAGTCTACAGAGTTGCTGCAGGCACAAAACAACACAATCGCTGAGAATTTCCGTAACTCTTTGGATAATTATAAGAAGCTGGCAATAGCAGTTGTATTGGACACCTCTATACAACAGTTTTTAAAGTCCGATAGCGGAAAC comes from the Blautia liquoris genome and includes:
- a CDS encoding right-handed parallel beta-helix repeat-containing protein, producing the protein MEYYVANNGSDCGPGTKERPFQTISKAALAAMPGDVVTVHEGVYREWVKPRFKGLSNKRRITYQAAEGEKVVIKGSERITSWRNVDGNVWKVTIPNSFFGDYNPYELEVFGDWLVSTETRHLGDVYLNGMSFYEANSLEELEDPKIRTEVMDSWTKKVTSVPSPEQTKYVWFAKVDENQTTIYANFQGADPNEEFVEINVRRSCFYPLETGIDYITVRGFEMAQAATPWAPPTGDQPGLLGPNWSKGWIIEDNIIHDAKCSALSIGKEATTGNNYCSIRKDKPGYQYQLEAVFSAERAGWSKEKIGSHIVRNNVIYDCGQNGIVGHLGGVFSEIYHNHIYNIALKREFYGHEIAGIKLHAAIDVQIHDNRIHNCSLGLWLDWEAQGTRVSRNLFYQNNRDFFVEVSHGPYIVDHNILASKYSIDNVSQGGAYVNNLICGRMNHRKEMERSTQYHLPHSTKVAGFSFVYGGDDRFYNNIFVGEDSAEGVGTAHYDGYTTSLEEYIEEVHKVPGDAESFNLVEQPVYIDHNMYLGSANAFKKEETNRINHDFHADVKIIETEDDEVYLSCELPEDFEIFAGKIYTTAALPRVRIVDAEYECPDGNDVSLDIDLGDNKKKGDGVVGPAAEMKSKKNYIKIW
- a CDS encoding extracellular solute-binding protein, yielding MKKKMTKLCSISLAVLMAATAAGCGSDSPEQSASSQSEAAKSKNSDGKEISYWNIATESPDKDILGQAVDEFNSSTKSGYSVNVVPTQNDTYKEKLVVAMSSGECPDMYSSWSGGPMYEYIDSGFAQPIDDLFNKSEIKDKLMDAAIEQASYNGHIYAVPYQNVSISGIFYNKKMFEKYSLQEPETLSDLENICETLKTNDITPFALANSSKWTGSMYFMNLAVRYGGLMPFQKAVSGEGKFTDESFIKAGNKIQEWVKDGYFPEGVNSLSEDDGQAKQLMYQEKAGMLLCGSWYTATFANDSKEFYQDIGWFPFPTIEGPDADPDIQIGTVGDQFISFSCKDDKLAAAFECAEDHLSDDTIDTEIEKGKIPPIKGIESRITDPVTKKIAKTATEASEIQLWYDQYLPPAVSTAHLDSLQEVFGLTKTPQEAQETMQAAMDEYLNSKK
- a CDS encoding carbohydrate ABC transporter permease; the encoded protein is MDKYKKSKRNSIFAWTIAMILAIIWLIISLLPFIFMVLNSFKEKFEMLSKGVFQLPEKLNWSNYTEVLSGGFLNYFKNSVIVLAISLVLLLFIAACASYPLARFNFKLANPIYSLIVACMSIPVHITLIPVFKMSKTAGLYDSIWALIGPYIAFAVPISVFILTSFMREIPREIEESAEIDGCGKIRMFFSIILNLSKPGLATLAIYNGVNMWNEFSFAYTLTQSSENRTLPLAIWEFQGQYSMNTPMIMAVLTLTLLPMIIMFIVFQDKLVKGMTAGAVKG
- a CDS encoding helix-turn-helix transcriptional regulator; this encodes MVFFENHGMSHDESFQVSELTDFSFPPHFHRAYELIYVKKGELYVRIDKKEYTLEEQDLVFIFPSQFHEFRSNGHSDILIIIFAPELIGDFYNEYKSRIPQNNLLHVAELASDKLTSVYRQKSFLYQICSQLTEQTSFQDVQNAKHSKIVYQILLYIEKNYRHECSLRGASKTIGYDYVYLSKLFSRLMKMSFTEYLNRYRIYQSCYLLRNTEMSIEEAAFSCGYHHLKTFYRNFTEIIKITPAKYRELK
- a CDS encoding carbohydrate ABC transporter permease, which codes for MNKKRSLGALRQRNTNRVAVLFLAPVTVLMIVYVFYPIIDTFITSAYQWNGISAAKKYIGFDNWRKLLVDQHFWIAFKNNLIIMVLSIVIQLPIGLLLAAFLDFGGKKLTIFKIIWFIPLLMSSVAIGFLFTYALATNGGMVSTISNLFGRGNIDLLGNPKTALVTVILVICWQFVPFYMVYFMAVFTNIPIDVFEAARIDGATKGQYFWKIALPLLYPSIKSAAILSMVGSLKYFDLIYVMTDGGPGTSTELMATYMYKQSFKTFNMGYGSAVAGGMFILITMVSLLTMKLLNGRKEN